A single region of the Aquarana catesbeiana isolate 2022-GZ linkage group LG07, ASM4218655v1, whole genome shotgun sequence genome encodes:
- the MBD4 gene encoding methyl-CpG-binding domain protein 4 isoform X6, protein MAGSILDSVKVEPLDISQPLYEDEESQKDEPSEDGTSSVPGTLPEGWRKIVARRKTGKTAWRHDVYFISPEGTKLRSKTALEKYLNTHHPEIKLEDFDYSVPSQQPSIKVEPLDVSQPLCEDEESQKDEPSEDGTSSVPGTLPEGWRKIVTRRKTGKTAGKHDVYFISPEGTKLRSKTALKKYLDTNHPEIKLEDFDYSVSSQQQRHGTSIVTEFINMDNRDRSAILSGAPEEPKDCAEDRADDHPEDHAGDHPEDLADDHPEDRANDHPEDRADDHPEDRADDHPEDHAGDHAEDTQNIEEDPFIEDENDRTPTMKCVGRKRVRSHRKGSEKALRTVTRIKRPRKYSSTKPEMATKIRKHKRKNTVLKKPKKEESSETNTFSECQLQNSHRQIDCIKVKDPTDLCDPVLVTEDQISTLPLEQQTEAENDQTASNSSDDNLLTSSGKTKDFITRSQVEKRKTSHYFSKKATRDAHRSARC, encoded by the exons ATGGCGGGATCTATACTGGACAG TGTAAAGGTGGAGCCCCTGGACATCTCACAACCATTGTACGAGGATGAAGAATCACAGAAAGATGAGCCCTCAGAAGATGGAACTTCTAGTGTCCCCGGAACACTTCCTGAGGGCTGGAGAAAGATCGTTGCACGGAGAAAAACGGGGAAAACGGCGTGGAGACATGACGTGTATTTTATAAG CCCTGAAGGAACCAAGCTGCGATCGAAAACTGCTCTAGAAAAATATCTGAACACCCACCATCCCGAGATAAAACTGGAAGATTTTGACTACTCGGTTCCTTCTCAACAACCAAG tatAAAGGTGGAGCCCCTGGACGTCTCACAACCATTGTGCGAGGATGAAGAATCACAGAAAGATGAGCCCTCAGAAGATGGAACTTCTAGTGTCCCCGGAACACTTCCTGAGGGCTGGAGAAAGATCGTTACACGGAGAAAAACGGGCAAAACGGCGGGTAAACATGACGTGTATTTTATAAG CCCTGAAGGAACCAAGCTGCGATCAAAAACTGCTCTAAAAAAATATCTCGACACCAACCATCCCGAGATAAAACTGGAAGATTTTGACTACTCGGTTTCCTCTCAACAACAAAGGCACGGAACAAGTATAGTCACAGAATTCATCAATATGGATAATAGGGACAGATCAGCCATCCTGAGTGGTGCGCCGGAAGAACCTAAAGATTGTGCTGAAGACCGTGCGGATGACCATCCTGAAGACCATGCAGGTGACCATCCTGAAGACCTTGCGGATGACCATCCTGAAGACCGTGCGAATGACCATCCTGAAGACCGTGCGGATGACCATCCTGAAGACCGTGCGGATGACCATCCTGAAGACCATGCAGGTGACCATGCTGAAGATACGCAAAACATAGAAGAAGATCCATTTATTGAGGATGAGAATGACAGAACGCCGACAATGAAATGTGTTGGCCGTAAGAGAGTCAGGAGTCACAGAAAAGGATCAGAAAAAGCCTTGAGGACTGTCACCAGAATAAAACGTCCAAGAAAATATTCTTCCACTAAACCAGAGATGGCAACAAAAATTAGGAAACACAAGAGAAAGAACACGGTTTTGAAAAAGCCCAAAAAGGAAGAATCGAGTGAAACAAACACATTTAGTGAATGTCAATTACAGAACTCACACCGGCAGATTGACTGTATTAAGGTCAAAGATCCCACAGACCTTTGTGACCCAGTGCTGGTCACAGAAGATCAGATATCCACACTGCCACTGGAGCAGCAGACTGAAGCTGAGAATGATCAGACGGCCAGCAATTCAAGTGATGACAACTTACTAACGTCTTCTGGGAAGACAAAGG ATTTTATCACAAGATCGCAGGTGGAAAAAAGAAAGACCAGCCACTACTTCTCCAAGAAAGCCACAAGAGATG